In a single window of the Vitis vinifera cultivar Pinot Noir 40024 chromosome 6, ASM3070453v1 genome:
- the LOC100255358 gene encoding zinc transporter 2, with protein sequence MTPFMASVPSSKALKSTLLITALLLLKFSTIYAHGGDDHGNSGDEDLHERGLILVKIWCLIILFVSTFAGGVSPYFYRWNESFLLLGTQFAGGVFLGTSLMHFLSDSNETFEELTAKAYPFAFMLASAGYLLTMLGDCIVIFVTKGSEREAKVEAAEEGATEVPVGLNPAFLQTTSFGDTMLLILALCFHSVFEGIAIGVSGTKAEAWRNLWTISLHKIFAAIAMGIALLRMKPKRPFVTTAAYSFAFAVSSPIGVGIGIAIDATTQGKAADWIYAISMGLACGVFIYVAINHLVAKGFKPQTQLYFDTPFFKFLAVLAGVGVIAVVMIWD encoded by the exons ATGACCCCATTCATGGCCTCTGTTCCTTCCTCCAAAGCTCTCAAGTCAACCTTGCTAATCACAGCACTTTTGCTTCTAAAATTCTCCACTATCTACGCtcatggaggtgatgaccaTGGCAACAGCGGTGATGAAGACTTGCATGAAAGAGGTTTAATTTTGGTGAAAATCTGGTGTCTAATAATCCTCTTCGTGAGCACTTTTGCAGGTGGAGTTTCCCCTTACTTCTATAGATGGAATGAGAGCTTTCTTCTGCTGGGCACGCAGTTTGCAGGCGGGGTCTTCCTGGGGACCTCTCTAATGCATTTCTTGAGCGACTCCAATGAGACTTTTGAAGAGCTCACAGCAAAAGCATACCCTTTTGCCTTCATGCTAGCATCAGCGGGTTATCTTCTCACCATGTTAGGAGATTGCATAGTGATCTTTGTTACCAAGGGTAGCGAAAGAGAGGCAAAAGTGGAAGCTGCTGAGGAGGGTGCGACAGAGGTGCCTGTGGGTCTCAACCCAGCATTCTTGCAGACAACATCTTTTGGGGACACCATGCTTCTCATCCTTGCTCTGTGTTTTCATTCAGTTTTTGAGGGCATTGCCATCGGGGTTTCAG GTACAAAGGCAGAAGCATGGAGGAACCTGTGGACAATATCATTGCACAAGATATTTGCAGCCATTGCAATGGGAATTGCACTGCTGAGGATGAAACCCAAGAGGCCATTTGTGACAACTGCGGCCTATTCTTTTGCCTTTGCGGTTTCGAGCCCCATCGGAGTGGGAATAGGCATTGCCATAGATGCCACAACCCAAGGGAAGGCAGCTGATTGGATATATGCTATATCAATGGGTCTTGCTTGTGGGGTTTTCATCTATGTTGCCATCAACCATCTCGTTGCCAAGGGCTTCAAACCACAAACTCAGCTTTATTTTGACACTCCCTTTTTCAAGTTTCTTGCTGTGCTTGCTGGGGTGGGAGTCATAGCTGTTGTTATGATTTGGGATTAG
- the LOC100260437 gene encoding E3 ubiquitin-protein ligase SDIR1, producing MSFVFRGSRADIESGLPGFIPQRPAVRLHPARPVNTNSLAFLVTVLLLFMILNSHQMSPNFLLWLVVGFFFMATSLRMYATCQQLQAHAQAHAAAASGLLGHTELRLRMPPSIAFATRGRLQGLRLQLALLDREFDDLDYETLRSLDSDNTSSTSLSEEEINALPVHKYKVTGPQSEGSSMQQAASSSASAEFDEKARQDSRKGDSSMKGSEDELTCSICLEQVNRGELVRSLPCLHQFHANCIDPWLRQQGTCPVCKFRVGAGWQESRESEIDDAEMV from the exons ATGAGTTTTGTTTTTCGTGGGTCTCGAGCAGATATAGAAAGTGGACTTCCAGGATTTATTCCTCAGAGACCTGCAGTG CGTCTTCATCCAGCTCGGCCAGTTAACACTAATTCACTGGCTTTTCTTGTCACAG TGCTTTTGCTGTTTATGATTTTGAACTCTCATCAGATGTCACCAAACTTTCTG CTCTGGCTAGTTGTGGGGTTCTTTTTTATGGCCACGAGCTTGAGGATGTATGCAACTTGTCAACAACTACAAGCTCATGCCCAAGCTCATGCTGCAGCTGCCAGTGGCCTACTTGGTCATACTGAATTGCGTTTGCGTATGCCACCATCAATAGCTTTTGCAACTAGAGGGCGATTACAAGGATTGCGACTCCAGCTTGCACTTCTTGATCGCGAATTTGATGACCTGG ATTATGAAACCTTGAGATCACTAGATTCTGATAATACTTCCTCAACTTCACTGAGTGAGGAAGAGATCAATGCTTTACCTGTTCACAAGTATAAGGTCACTGGTCCACAAAG TGAGGGGTCATCAATGCAACAGGCTGCATCTTCTTCAGCCTCAGCTGAG TTTGACGAGAAGGCTAGGCAAGACTCTAGAAAGGGGGACAGCAGCATGAAGGGTTCAGAAGATGAACTGACATGCAGCATTTGCTTGGAGCAAGTCAACAGGGGAGAGCTTGTACGTAGCTTGCCATGCTTGCACCAG TTCCATGCCAACTGTATTGATCCATGGCTGCGACAACAAGGCACATGCCCTGTCTGTAAATTTAGGGTCGGGGCAGGATGGCAGGAGAGCAGGGAGAGTGAAATAGATGATGCAGAAATGGTTTAA
- the LOC100265659 gene encoding E3 ubiquitin-protein ligase RDUF1, translated as MEMASTTSYWCHRCTRFVRVWAQDSIVCPYCESGFLEEIEATPRSENHHRRFPATAMYMLGNNRPDSEQSANLGLRRSRRNAGDRSPFNPVIVLRGPADGGGGEGGVVERSSFELYYDDGAGSGLRPLPATMSEFLMGSGFDRLLEQLSQIEINGFGRGEHPPASKAAVESMPTIEIVSSHIVTELHCAVCKEAFQLGSEAREMPCKHIYHSDCILPWLSLRNSCPVCRHELPTDVPGTRNSPVSGNEALSPAPNEEETVGLTIWRLPGGGFAVGRFSGGRRAGERELPVVYTEMDGGFNNSGAPRRISWASRRSRSRESGGSLGRAFRNIFSFLGRFRSSSSSSSRSTSEPGSITRSHSHSSSVFSRYVRRRSRAWVLEDQSGNSRW; from the coding sequence ATGGAGATGGCTTCGACGACGTCTTATTGGTGTCACAGATGCACTCGTTTCGTTAGAGTTTGGGCTCAAGATAGCATCGTGTGTCCGTACTGCGAGAGTGGCTTCTTGGAGGAGATTGAGGCCACGCCGAGATCGGAGAATCACCACCGTCGGTTTCCGGCGACTGCGATGTACATGCTGGGGAACAACCGGCCGGATTCGGAGCAAAGTGCGAATCTAGGGTTGCGGCGGAGCAGGAGGAACGCCGGTGATCGGTCTCCGTTTAATCCAGTTATTGTGCTCCGCGGTCCGGCTGATGGAGGTGGTGGTGAAGGTGGTGTTGTGGAGAGGAGTAGTTTTGAATTGTACTACGATGACGGGGCAGGGTCCGGGCTTCGGCCGTTGCCGGCGACCATGTCGGAGTTCTTGATGGGGTCGGGGTTTGATCGGTTGCTGGAACAGCTTTCGCAGATTGAAATCAATGGTTTTGGGCGCGGCGAGCACCCTCCGGCGTCAAAGGCGGCCGTGGAGTCGATGCCGACGATCGAGATCGTGTCTAGCCACATCGTCACAGAGTTGCACTGTGCGGTATGCAAAGAGGCGTTCCAGCTGGGTTCGGAGGCTCGCGAAATGCCCTGTAAGCATATCTATCATTCCGATTGTATTCTCCCATGGCTATCTCTCCGCAATTCATGCCCTGTTTGCCGCCACGAGTTGCCGACGGACGTTCCCGGAACAAGGAACTCGCCGGTATCTGGAAATGAAGCACTTTCTCCGGCACCAAACGAAGAAGAGACAGTGGGGCTGACCATATGGAGGCTTCCTGGCGGTGGGTTTGCCGTGGGGAGGTTTTCCGGAGGAAGAAGAGCCGGCGAGCGTGAGCTTCCTGTGGTGTACACAGAAATGGATGGTGGGTTCAATAATAGTGGTGCTCCAAGGAGGATTTCATGGGCATCCAGACGAAGCCGATCCAGAGAGAGCGGCGGATCACTGGGCAGAGCTTTTCGCaacattttctcatttttaggGAGGTTTAGGtcttcttcctcatcatcttctCGTTCAACTTCAGAACCTGGGTCCATTACCAGAAGTCACAGTCACTCAAGTTCGGTTTTCAGTAGATACGTTCGGAGGAGGAGCAGAGCTTGGGTACTGGAAGATCAAAGTGGAAATTCAAGATGGTGA